In Rhinolophus ferrumequinum isolate MPI-CBG mRhiFer1 chromosome 25, mRhiFer1_v1.p, whole genome shotgun sequence, the following proteins share a genomic window:
- the CMKLR1 gene encoding chemerin-like receptor 1 has protein sequence MGDEDYNISYDDYPDEVSTIMVLEELSPPESRAVRIFLVVVYSIICFLGILGNGLVIFMATFKMKKTVNTVWFLNLAVADFLFNLFLPIHIAYTAMDYHWIFGTAMCKISSFLLMHNLYTSVFLLTVISFDRCISVLLPVWSQNHRNVRLAYVACVVIWLLAFFLSSPSLVFRDTAHLHGKISCFNNFSLSAANSSPSSSSSRLDSVAFGRHMVVTVTRFLCGFLIPVLIITACYFTIVCKLRRNRLAKTKKPFKIIMTIIVTFFFCWCPYHTLYLLELHHSTMPGSVFSLGLPLATAIATANSCMNPILYVFMGQDFKKFKVAFFSRLVNALSEDTGHSPYPSHRSFTKMSSLNERSSMNGRETSML, from the coding sequence ATGGGGGACGAGGATTACAACATCTCCTACGATGACTACCCTGACGAGGTCAGCACCATCATGGTTTTGGAGGAGCTTTCGCCCCCCGAAAGCAGAGCGGTCAGGATCTTCCTGGTGGTGGTCTACAGCATCATCTGCTTCCTCGGGATCCTGGGCAATGGCCTAGTGATCTTCATGGCCACCTTCAAGATGAAGAAGACGGTGAACACCGTGTGGTTCCTCAACCTGGCGGTGGCAGACTTCCTGTTCAACCTCTTCCTCCCGATCCATATTGCCTACACCGCCATGGACTACCACTGGATTTTTGGGACGGCCATGTGCAAGATCAGCAGCTTCCTGCTCATGCACAACTTGTACACCAGCGTCTTCCTGTTGACCGTCATCAGCTTCGACCGCTGCATCTCGGTGCTGCTCCCTGTCTGGTCCCAGAACCACCGCAACGTGCGTCTGGCCTACGTGGCCTGCGTGGTCATCTGGCTCCTGGCTTTCTTCCTGAGTTCCCCATCCCTCGTGTTCCGGGACACAGCGCATCTGCACGGGAAGATATCCTGCTTCAACAACTTCAGCCTGTCAGCGGCCAACTCTTCCCCGTCGTCCTCTTCCTCCCGACTGGACTCGGTGGCGTTTGGCCGGCACATGGTGGTGACCGTCACCCGTTTCCTCTGTGGCTTCCTGATCCCGGTCCTGATCATCACAGCCTGCTATTTCACCATCGTCTGCAAGCTGCGACGCAACCGCCTGGCCAAGACCAAGAAGCCCTTCAAGATCATCATGACCATCATCGTCACCTTCTTTTTCTGCTGGTGCCCCTACCACACGCTCTACCTCCTGGAACTCCACCACTCCACCATGCCTGGGTCCGTCTTCAGCTTGGGTTTGCCCCTGGCCACGGCCATCGCCACTGCCAACAGCTGCATGAACCCCATTCTGTATGTCTTCATGGGTCAGGACTTCAAGAAGTTCAAGGTGGCCTTCTTCTCCCGCCTGGTTAATGCTCTGAGTGAGGACACGGGCCACTCCCCCTACCCCAGCCACAGGAGTTTTACCAAGATGTCGTCGCTCAATGAGAGGTCCTCGATGAACGGGAGGGAGACCAGCATGCTCTGA